The following proteins are encoded in a genomic region of Cataglyphis hispanica isolate Lineage 1 chromosome 9, ULB_Chis1_1.0, whole genome shotgun sequence:
- the LOC126852054 gene encoding uncharacterized protein LOC126852054 isoform X2, which produces MCACPKGENIYGINIDAESDDIARKEHGNVDVGAEDGNGVDVDAVSDGNGINSVNEKEYGDITAGGGLSPDRKSEVYKAKYITAHKGCSAPAGLPREKAAAE; this is translated from the exons ATGTGTGCCTGCCCGAAAGGTGAGAACATCTACGGTATCAACATCGATGCCGAGAGTGACGACATCGCCAGGAAGGAGCACGGCAACGTCGATGTCG GTGCCGAGGATGGCAACGGTGTCGACGTCGATGCCGTAAGCGACGGCAACGGCATCAACAGCGTCAACGAGAAGGAATATGGCGACATCACCGCTGGCGGCGGTTTATCCCCGGATCGCAAATCCGAGGTTTATAAGGCCAAATATATAACAG CGCATAAAGGATGTAGTGCGCCGGCCGGTCTACCGCGAGAGAAGGCGGCAGCAGAATAA
- the LOC126852054 gene encoding uncharacterized protein LOC126852054 isoform X1 — translation MCACPKGENIYGINIDAESDDIARKEHGNVDVDAEGGNGVNVGAEDGNGVDVDAVSDGNGINSVNEKEYGDITAGGGLSPDRKSEVYKAKYITAHKGCSAPAGLPREKAAAE, via the exons ATGTGTGCCTGCCCGAAAGGTGAGAACATCTACGGTATCAACATCGATGCCGAGAGTGACGACATCGCCAGGAAGGAGCACGGCAACGTCGATGTCGATGCCGAGGGTGGCAACGGTGTCAATGTCGGTGCCGAGGATGGCAACGGTGTCGACGTCGATGCCGTAAGCGACGGCAACGGCATCAACAGCGTCAACGAGAAGGAATATGGCGACATCACCGCTGGCGGCGGTTTATCCCCGGATCGCAAATCCGAGGTTTATAAGGCCAAATATATAACAG CGCATAAAGGATGTAGTGCGCCGGCCGGTCTACCGCGAGAGAAGGCGGCAGCAGAATAA